One genomic window of uncultured delta proteobacterium includes the following:
- a CDS encoding conserved hypothetical protein (Evidence 4 : Homologs of previously reported genes of unknown function): MKILNEQLQALQQQTEAKSKTQRADGTFDALLSEELGVTAATGQTVPGQPVSTAAALFGLNGISPVGSVAASQDDADAALAAVAQSIDAMLSGLDEYAETLSSPQGADLRKAYGILQDMDSNLAALRERSPDLAQRHGGMAAMLDEIAVIARAETVKMNRGDYL, encoded by the coding sequence ATGAAAATACTGAATGAACAACTCCAAGCCCTGCAACAGCAAACCGAGGCGAAATCCAAAACGCAACGGGCGGACGGCACGTTCGACGCCCTGTTGTCCGAGGAACTCGGTGTAACTGCTGCGACAGGCCAGACAGTTCCCGGCCAGCCGGTTTCCACGGCTGCCGCGCTGTTCGGCCTGAACGGGATAAGCCCCGTCGGCTCCGTTGCGGCATCGCAGGATGATGCCGATGCCGCCCTCGCGGCCGTAGCCCAGTCCATTGACGCCATGCTCAGCGGCCTTGACGAGTACGCTGAGACCCTGTCCTCCCCGCAAGGGGCAGACCTGCGCAAAGCCTACGGGATTTTGCAGGACATGGACAGCAACCTTGCCGCGCTGCGCGAACGTTCGCCGGACCTCGCCCAGCGCCACGGAGGCATGGCCGCCATGCTCGATGAGATAGCCGTCATCGCCAGAGCGGAAACCGTCAAGATGAACAGGGGCGACTACCTGTAA
- a CDS encoding membrane hypothetical protein (Evidence 5 : No homology to any previously reported sequences), with protein MSTPTPSPKKLNTDLFGGFILLGMAAFFHFQMDPDFSPLAAYFPEHLIIGLVVLGVALLIKAYVRPVYMDSFVHKLNAPVVFTIIVALAWAVLMIWIGFIITSLAAIFLILWRLEPKAGRTPKRLAMFAAIAAIEVGVIHVVFVILLQVTMPVGRLWG; from the coding sequence ATGAGCACACCCACCCCTTCCCCCAAAAAACTGAACACGGACCTTTTCGGCGGCTTCATTCTGCTGGGCATGGCCGCATTCTTCCACTTCCAGATGGACCCGGATTTCTCGCCCCTGGCGGCCTATTTCCCCGAACACCTCATCATCGGCCTGGTTGTCCTGGGCGTGGCGCTGCTTATCAAAGCCTATGTGCGGCCCGTGTACATGGACAGCTTTGTCCACAAACTGAACGCCCCCGTTGTCTTCACCATCATTGTGGCGCTGGCCTGGGCGGTTCTGATGATATGGATAGGCTTCATCATTACCAGCCTGGCGGCGATTTTCCTGATTCTGTGGCGGCTTGAGCCCAAAGCCGGGCGCACGCCGAAACGCCTCGCGATGTTCGCGGCCATCGCCGCCATCGAAGTGGGCGTCATCCATGTCGTTTTCGTCATACTGCTGCAAGTAACCATGCCCGTCGGGCGCCTCTGGGGATAA
- a CDS encoding UspA domain protein, with product MLNNIKKILCAVDLSEHSKMVAEYAISMAKAFDAEITVLYTAPSLSQYVGFHVPPSSIENFVGEIVTGAEQSMDEFIAECFKDPSIKVEGKILSGYAAQEIIGYANTNGMDIIIMGTHGRTGIDRMLFGSVAEKVVKTATMPVMTIRPKG from the coding sequence ATGCTGAATAATATCAAGAAGATTTTGTGCGCAGTGGACCTTTCCGAACACAGCAAGATGGTCGCTGAATACGCCATTTCCATGGCCAAAGCGTTTGACGCGGAAATTACCGTCCTGTACACGGCTCCCTCCCTGAGCCAGTACGTGGGGTTTCACGTGCCGCCGAGTTCCATTGAAAACTTCGTGGGGGAAATCGTCACGGGCGCCGAGCAGTCCATGGACGAATTCATTGCCGAGTGCTTCAAGGATCCCTCGATCAAGGTGGAAGGCAAGATCCTCAGCGGGTACGCCGCCCAGGAAATTATCGGGTACGCCAACACCAACGGCATGGACATCATCATCATGGGCACCCATGGCCGGACGGGCATTGACCGGATGCTCTTCGGTTCCGTGGCGGAAAAGGTTGTGAAAACAGCCACAATGCCGGTTATGACGATCCGCCCCAAGGGATAG
- the leuC gene encoding 3-isopropylmalate dehydratase large subunit 1, producing MSMHAVEKVLAFHAGKASVSTGEIVNCAVDVAGINDLYLQTVRSFFEVGGKKVAVPENVFIFMDHYAPASSIMQADNQKQFREFAREQGIDGVMDIDQGVCHQVVIDHGLSRPGKLVVITDSHTTIHGALGAFGTGVGATDMATILLTGKLWFRVPEVIRINLEGKLRPGVFAKDVILHVIGKLKADYGVYRAVEFTGPALASIPMSERFTLCNMTTEMGAKTAWIQPDAVTFDFLKAKGVSEYTVYDTDKGFAYFAEHNFDLSGLEPQLAAPHSVDNVGSISQFAGKPVQQAYLGTCTGGRLEDLTVAARILAGKHIAKDTRFIVVPASKKVLLDAMKTGVMQTLVEAGATFVTPGCAACLGVHEGMLASGETCISASSRNFPGRMGSGKAEIFLGSPASVAAAALTGKLTDPAPYLA from the coding sequence GTGAGCATGCACGCAGTGGAAAAAGTCCTGGCCTTTCACGCCGGGAAGGCGTCCGTCAGCACGGGGGAAATCGTCAACTGCGCCGTGGACGTCGCGGGGATCAACGATCTGTACCTGCAGACCGTCCGGTCCTTTTTCGAGGTCGGCGGCAAAAAGGTGGCCGTTCCGGAAAATGTGTTCATTTTCATGGACCATTACGCGCCCGCGTCCAGCATCATGCAGGCGGACAACCAGAAGCAGTTCCGGGAGTTCGCCCGCGAGCAGGGCATCGACGGGGTCATGGACATCGACCAGGGCGTCTGCCACCAGGTGGTCATTGACCATGGTCTTTCCCGGCCCGGCAAACTGGTGGTCATCACCGATTCGCACACCACCATACACGGCGCCCTGGGAGCCTTCGGCACCGGGGTGGGCGCGACGGACATGGCCACCATATTGCTGACGGGCAAGTTGTGGTTCCGCGTGCCGGAAGTTATCCGCATCAATCTTGAAGGAAAACTCCGCCCCGGCGTTTTCGCCAAGGACGTCATTTTGCACGTCATCGGCAAACTGAAGGCCGATTACGGCGTCTACCGGGCGGTGGAATTCACGGGGCCGGCCCTCGCCTCCATCCCCATGTCCGAACGGTTCACGCTCTGCAACATGACCACGGAAATGGGCGCTAAAACGGCCTGGATCCAGCCCGACGCCGTCACCTTTGATTTTTTGAAAGCCAAGGGCGTCAGCGAATACACGGTGTACGACACAGACAAGGGCTTCGCCTATTTCGCCGAGCACAACTTCGACCTTTCCGGCCTGGAACCGCAGCTTGCCGCCCCGCACAGCGTGGACAACGTGGGTTCCATCTCGCAGTTCGCCGGCAAGCCCGTGCAGCAGGCCTATCTCGGCACCTGTACCGGCGGGCGGCTGGAAGATTTGACCGTGGCCGCCAGGATACTGGCCGGCAAACACATTGCCAAAGACACCCGCTTCATCGTGGTGCCCGCTTCCAAAAAAGTGCTGCTGGACGCCATGAAAACGGGCGTCATGCAGACCCTGGTGGAAGCCGGGGCCACCTTTGTCACCCCCGGCTGCGCCGCCTGCCTCGGCGTGCATGAAGGCATGCTGGCCTCGGGTGAGACCTGCATTTCCGCTTCCAGCCGGAACTTCCCCGGACGCATGGGCAGCGGCAAGGCGGAAATCTTTCTGGGTTCTCCGGCGAGCGTTGCCGCCGCGGCCCTGACGGGCAAACTTACCGACCCAGCGCCGTATCTGGCATAG
- a CDS encoding conserved exported hypothetical protein (Evidence 4 : Homologs of previously reported genes of unknown function) → MSVKRVITVLCALSLCLFSFGTATAAKFPEKPINYLIPFNPGGESDIFARAQQPLLEKALGQSVLISYKTGGGGSVGWNDLLRSKPDGYSTAGFNLPHIILQPLQRKTSGYQTKEIEPVMIFMNTPNILAVPKDSPYKTLKDFIDAAKAKPGALTLGGSGSSTANHLGVVRLNKLADVKISYVPFTGTGDAMPAFLGGHVTGLMTYTTMAMQYKNDLRALAVATEKRFPVLPDVPTFKELGYDLVEGAYRGLAVPPGTPKEIINILYDACAKTNADPEFAKKMADMGFLLENLDPAASAKLVDKLMVEYKAVLDDLK, encoded by the coding sequence GTGAGTGTAAAACGCGTCATCACCGTCCTCTGCGCCCTGTCACTGTGTCTTTTTTCCTTTGGAACGGCCACTGCTGCAAAATTTCCTGAAAAACCGATAAACTATCTCATTCCCTTCAATCCGGGCGGAGAATCCGACATTTTCGCCCGCGCCCAGCAGCCCTTGCTTGAGAAAGCGCTGGGGCAGTCCGTGCTTATCAGCTACAAGACCGGCGGCGGCGGTTCCGTGGGCTGGAACGACCTGCTCCGCTCCAAACCCGACGGCTACAGCACCGCGGGCTTCAACCTGCCGCACATCATCCTGCAGCCCTTGCAGCGTAAAACTTCCGGCTATCAGACCAAAGAAATTGAACCGGTCATGATCTTCATGAACACGCCCAACATTCTGGCCGTGCCCAAAGACAGCCCCTACAAGACTTTGAAGGACTTCATCGATGCCGCCAAAGCCAAGCCCGGCGCCCTGACCCTGGGCGGCAGCGGCAGTTCCACTGCCAACCATCTCGGCGTGGTGCGGCTGAACAAACTGGCGGACGTCAAGATTTCCTACGTGCCCTTCACCGGCACGGGCGATGCCATGCCCGCTTTCCTGGGCGGCCACGTCACGGGCCTGATGACCTACACCACCATGGCCATGCAGTATAAAAACGACCTGCGCGCCCTGGCCGTGGCCACGGAAAAGCGCTTCCCGGTGCTGCCGGACGTGCCGACCTTCAAGGAGCTGGGCTATGACCTGGTGGAAGGCGCCTATCGCGGCCTGGCCGTGCCCCCCGGCACCCCCAAGGAAATCATTAATATTTTGTACGACGCGTGCGCCAAGACCAACGCCGACCCTGAATTCGCCAAGAAAATGGCGGATATGGGCTTCCTGCTTGAGAACCTCGACCCCGCGGCTTCGGCCAAATTGGTGGACAAGCTGATGGTCGAGTACAAGGCCGTTCTTGACGACCTGAAATAA
- a CDS encoding conserved membrane hypothetical protein (Evidence 4 : Homologs of previously reported genes of unknown function) gives MDVLLSAAGEVLTLQNMLFMSIAMVLGMLAGALPGFSATMAVALMVPFTFTMTPVSGLVTIGALYCASIFGGSFSAILLNTPGTPSSIGTTFDGYPMARQGRGLEALYTATFASCVGGILGTIMLIAFALPLARVALRFGPPEFFWVAIFGLTIISSLSEESLLKGIAGGFLGLMISMIGIAPVGGDVRFDLGIPDFQGGVELISVLIGFFCIPEILRMAFAPDMDYEVTVDKADRATVKDNPLKAAWHNVMAVKHWGNVLRSSIIGGFVGILPGAGGNIANLVAYNETKRVAKDPETFGKGNPQGVVATESSNNAVVEGAMVPLLALGVPGSPPAAIIYGALLLQGLAPGPELFTTRGDITYAFLFSFFVANVMLVIFGIPAAKWTYKTVVSIPTRVLVPTILLLTIVGSYAIRSNELDVIVMVICGILGYILRELEFNGAPIVLGLILGPIAEKGYVQGLIMGNAISPDMPWLIFFTRNLCLVLLALSVLSACWPLFRMVHEKRKAAKAAQGGAA, from the coding sequence ATGGATGTTTTGTTATCAGCGGCAGGAGAAGTCTTAACGTTACAGAACATGCTGTTCATGTCCATCGCCATGGTTCTGGGCATGCTTGCCGGCGCGCTGCCGGGTTTTTCCGCCACCATGGCCGTCGCCCTGATGGTGCCCTTCACCTTCACCATGACGCCGGTCTCCGGCCTGGTGACCATCGGCGCTCTTTACTGCGCCAGCATTTTCGGCGGTTCCTTCTCGGCGATCCTCTTGAACACGCCGGGCACGCCGTCCTCCATCGGCACGACCTTCGACGGCTACCCCATGGCGCGGCAGGGACGCGGCCTGGAAGCCCTGTATACGGCCACCTTCGCCTCCTGCGTGGGCGGGATTCTCGGCACGATCATGCTGATAGCCTTTGCCCTGCCGCTGGCCAGGGTGGCCCTGCGCTTCGGGCCGCCGGAATTCTTCTGGGTCGCCATTTTCGGCCTGACCATCATTTCCAGCCTGTCGGAAGAATCGCTCCTCAAGGGCATTGCCGGGGGCTTCCTGGGTTTGATGATTAGCATGATCGGCATCGCGCCCGTGGGCGGTGATGTGCGCTTCGACCTGGGCATACCCGATTTCCAGGGGGGGGTGGAACTTATCTCCGTGTTGATCGGCTTCTTCTGCATTCCGGAAATCCTGCGGATGGCCTTTGCGCCGGATATGGATTACGAGGTGACGGTCGATAAAGCGGACCGCGCCACGGTCAAGGACAACCCGCTCAAAGCCGCCTGGCATAACGTTATGGCCGTCAAGCACTGGGGGAACGTCTTGCGTTCGTCCATCATCGGGGGCTTTGTCGGCATCCTGCCCGGCGCGGGCGGCAACATAGCCAACCTGGTGGCCTACAACGAAACTAAACGGGTGGCCAAGGACCCGGAAACCTTTGGCAAGGGCAACCCCCAGGGCGTGGTGGCAACCGAATCATCCAACAACGCCGTGGTCGAAGGAGCCATGGTGCCGTTGCTGGCGCTCGGCGTGCCCGGCTCCCCTCCGGCGGCCATCATTTACGGAGCGCTGCTGCTGCAAGGCCTGGCGCCGGGGCCGGAACTGTTCACCACCCGAGGCGACATCACCTACGCTTTCCTCTTTTCCTTCTTCGTCGCCAACGTCATGCTGGTCATTTTCGGCATTCCCGCGGCCAAATGGACTTACAAAACCGTGGTCAGCATTCCTACCAGAGTACTGGTGCCCACCATCCTGCTCCTGACCATCGTGGGTTCCTACGCCATCCGCAGCAACGAACTCGACGTTATTGTCATGGTCATCTGCGGCATTCTGGGCTATATTCTGCGCGAACTGGAGTTCAACGGCGCCCCCATCGTGCTGGGCCTGATTCTGGGGCCCATCGCCGAAAAAGGTTACGTACAGGGGCTTATTATGGGCAACGCCATATCCCCCGACATGCCCTGGCTGATCTTCTTCACCCGGAATTTGTGCCTCGTCCTGTTAGCCCTCTCGGTGCTTTCCGCCTGCTGGCCCCTGTTCCGCATGGTGCATGAAAAAAGAAAGGCCGCCAAGGCGGCGCAAGGAGGCGCGGCATGA
- the leuD gene encoding 3-isopropylmalate dehydratase small subunit 1, whose protein sequence is MKKQLRGKAFIFGKNIDTDQIYPGRYLDLTDAPDVAKHAMEGASDPNFARDFTAGDILVAGTNFGCGSSREHAVITLVAAGVSAVLAESFARIFYRNGINLGLPLLVCPGIDGRVARGDELEIDLDASLVRNKTKNETYPLEPVSDYAMHILASGGIKPLLRAEYAGK, encoded by the coding sequence ATGAAAAAACAGTTACGCGGCAAAGCGTTCATTTTCGGCAAGAATATCGACACGGACCAGATTTATCCCGGCCGCTACCTTGACCTGACGGATGCGCCGGACGTTGCGAAACATGCCATGGAAGGCGCGTCCGACCCGAACTTCGCCAGGGATTTCACAGCCGGGGACATCCTTGTGGCGGGCACGAACTTCGGCTGCGGCTCTTCCCGCGAGCATGCGGTTATCACCCTGGTCGCCGCCGGGGTCTCGGCGGTGCTGGCCGAATCCTTTGCCCGCATCTTTTACCGCAACGGCATCAACCTGGGGCTGCCGCTGCTGGTCTGCCCCGGCATTGACGGCCGGGTGGCGCGCGGGGACGAACTCGAAATCGACCTGGACGCGTCCCTTGTGCGCAACAAGACCAAAAACGAGACCTATCCGCTGGAACCGGTTTCCGACTACGCCATGCACATTCTGGCCAGCGGCGGCATAAAGCCCCTGCTGCGAGCCGAATACGCCGGCAAGTGA
- the hisC gene encoding Histidinol-phosphate aminotransferase: protein MTLSPNDVRPEIYDFTPYSPGLSIDEIRERYGLPQVVKLASNENPLGASPMAVKAIQKAAGFAFRYPQSGEPRLTAAIARHHKVPVEQIVPSNGSDETIDLLIRIKAVPGKHNIVTCEPCFSIYPLQTRLAGVELRQVPLKEDFSFDFDGLLAAVDEKTAIVFLTTPDNPSGYCAPRRAVLDFAAKLPPYTLLVVDEAYMDFVDDEPATSILFMENRPANIAIVRTFSKSFGLAGIRVGYGILPAEIAGYMRRVRMPFSVNILAEEAAIAAIDDTAFRAEVLKVVREGRAWLRNELEKLGCRVHPSQSNFLMFSLPPNRGYSARNVFEALLTRGVIIRPLKSYNLPEYLRVNVGNPGENKLFITALAGLLV from the coding sequence ATGACGCTTTCCCCCAACGACGTCCGGCCGGAGATTTACGACTTCACTCCCTATTCTCCGGGCCTCAGCATTGATGAAATCCGGGAACGGTACGGTCTGCCCCAGGTCGTCAAACTGGCCAGCAACGAAAACCCCCTGGGAGCCTCGCCCATGGCCGTCAAGGCCATCCAGAAGGCGGCGGGCTTCGCCTTCCGGTATCCGCAATCCGGGGAACCGCGCCTGACGGCGGCCATCGCCCGCCACCACAAGGTCCCGGTGGAGCAGATCGTGCCCAGCAACGGCTCGGACGAGACCATTGACCTTCTTATCCGCATCAAGGCCGTGCCGGGGAAACACAATATCGTAACCTGCGAGCCCTGCTTCAGCATCTATCCGCTGCAGACGCGCCTGGCGGGCGTGGAATTGCGGCAGGTGCCCCTGAAGGAAGATTTTTCCTTCGACTTCGACGGCCTTTTGGCCGCCGTTGACGAAAAAACGGCCATCGTTTTTCTGACCACGCCGGACAACCCTTCCGGCTATTGCGCGCCGCGCCGGGCCGTGCTGGATTTTGCCGCCAAGCTCCCCCCCTACACGCTGCTGGTGGTGGATGAAGCCTACATGGATTTTGTGGATGACGAACCCGCGACCTCCATCCTGTTCATGGAAAACCGCCCGGCCAACATAGCCATAGTGCGCACGTTTTCCAAAAGCTTCGGGCTTGCGGGCATCCGGGTCGGGTACGGCATTTTGCCCGCCGAGATCGCCGGGTACATGCGCCGCGTGCGCATGCCGTTTTCCGTGAACATCCTGGCGGAAGAAGCCGCCATCGCCGCCATTGACGATACCGCCTTCCGCGCCGAGGTGTTGAAAGTCGTGCGCGAAGGCCGTGCCTGGCTGCGGAACGAGCTGGAAAAACTGGGCTGCCGCGTGCATCCCTCCCAATCCAACTTTCTTATGTTCAGCCTGCCGCCCAACCGGGGCTACAGCGCGCGCAACGTGTTCGAAGCGCTGCTCACGCGCGGGGTCATCATCCGCCCGCTGAAAAGCTATAATTTGCCGGAATACCTGCGGGTGAACGTGGGCAACCCCGGGGAAAACAAACTCTTCATCACGGCTCTGGCGGGCCTGCTGGTGTAA
- a CDS encoding putative GntR domain protein (Evidence 3 : Function proposed based on presence of conserved amino acid motif, structural feature or limited homology) → MHPLQQIKKIIVHDAIIESVMEYIKANNLALGDRIPSERFLAEALKVSRGSVREAMKALESSGVLEIRHGGGAYLRSLSSAVYYQYTSDHRENLELLQNLIQARQAIEEWAMAEAARFITPAQIKDLYALEKKQTKAAQPNMDLEIAVTRLFGNPVLLEMHEKIEQLWKQSYTRLGMAAFSPRERREHHLAIIKGLESGDAAEARAAIGLHNRSLEKHIAAAIAKLDAVKE, encoded by the coding sequence ATGCACCCTTTACAGCAGATCAAAAAAATCATCGTCCACGACGCCATCATCGAAAGCGTCATGGAATATATCAAGGCCAACAATCTGGCTCTGGGAGACCGTATTCCCTCCGAGCGGTTTCTGGCCGAAGCCCTCAAGGTCAGCCGCGGGTCCGTGCGCGAAGCCATGAAAGCCCTTGAATCTTCGGGCGTTCTCGAAATCAGGCACGGCGGCGGGGCGTACCTGCGTTCTCTTTCGTCCGCCGTCTATTACCAGTACACCAGCGACCACAGAGAAAACCTGGAACTGTTGCAAAACCTTATCCAGGCCCGTCAGGCTATTGAAGAATGGGCCATGGCGGAGGCTGCCCGCTTCATCACGCCCGCTCAAATCAAAGACCTGTACGCGCTGGAAAAAAAACAGACGAAAGCCGCGCAGCCCAACATGGACCTTGAAATCGCGGTCACCCGTCTGTTCGGCAACCCCGTGTTGCTGGAAATGCATGAAAAAATCGAGCAGCTCTGGAAGCAGAGCTATACGCGCCTGGGCATGGCGGCTTTTTCGCCCAGGGAGCGCCGCGAGCACCACCTGGCCATCATCAAAGGCCTGGAGAGCGGCGACGCCGCCGAGGCCCGCGCCGCCATCGGCCTGCACAACCGGTCCCTTGAAAAACATATTGCCGCGGCCATAGCCAAACTGGATGCGGTGAAGGAGTGA
- the ybaL gene encoding Inner membrane protein YbaL yields MHDYSLLEILAAGFTLALAFGYIAHKCRLSPIVGYLVAGIIIGPHTPGFVADAELAGQLAEAGVILLMFGVGLHFNMDDLFAVKGVALPGAVAQITAATAFGVLVGAAFGMPLGAGAIMGLGLAVASTVVLLRVLTDAGVVDTVHGHVAVGWLVVEDIVTVLALVLLPSLAVIMAPGASGSVTAWDMARALGMALVRLVALWVAVLVVGGRVVPWLLSRIARTRSQELFILTVLVAAFATAMGAAVFFQASMALGAFLGGMVIGKTKLSHAAGAEILPLRDAFAVLFFLSVGMLFDPVFLIREPLLVFSCMVIVIVVKPLTAALIITVLGYSARTAFTVAVGLAQVGEFSFILAAAAFDLKIIPQEVYTVLVVCALVSISLNPGLFRAVPRMEEWVRRRCPKLWAVMNRRANDKAMKPAVPNGEVPDSGAKFAIVVGYGPTGRMVAKALRENGLDPVVIDTNVDTVNALAKKNRWVIYGDAAKREVLHAAGIERAAYCVITVPDSDTTVSAAAMARACNPDVRILVRARFLAEEPLLRKAGASGIAFEEAEIADGLTKLVLEDVERCADGNCPVELDGGGVKV; encoded by the coding sequence ATGCACGACTACTCGCTTTTGGAAATACTTGCCGCCGGGTTCACCCTGGCGCTCGCGTTCGGGTATATCGCCCATAAATGCAGACTGTCGCCCATTGTGGGCTACCTCGTCGCGGGTATTATTATCGGCCCGCATACCCCGGGGTTTGTGGCGGATGCGGAACTCGCCGGGCAGCTTGCCGAGGCCGGGGTCATTCTGCTCATGTTCGGCGTGGGCCTGCATTTCAACATGGACGACCTGTTCGCGGTCAAAGGGGTGGCGCTGCCGGGGGCCGTCGCCCAGATAACCGCGGCCACGGCCTTCGGCGTCCTGGTGGGGGCGGCTTTCGGCATGCCGCTCGGCGCGGGCGCCATCATGGGGCTGGGGCTCGCGGTGGCAAGCACCGTGGTGCTGCTGCGCGTGCTGACGGACGCGGGTGTGGTGGATACCGTCCACGGCCACGTGGCCGTCGGCTGGCTGGTCGTGGAAGATATCGTGACGGTGCTCGCCCTCGTGCTCCTGCCCAGCCTTGCCGTCATCATGGCGCCCGGCGCTTCCGGCTCGGTCACGGCCTGGGACATGGCCCGGGCGCTCGGCATGGCCCTTGTCCGCCTGGTCGCGCTCTGGGTGGCGGTGCTGGTGGTAGGGGGCCGCGTGGTGCCCTGGCTCCTCTCCCGCATCGCCCGCACCCGCTCGCAGGAGCTGTTCATTCTGACCGTTCTGGTGGCGGCTTTTGCCACGGCCATGGGCGCGGCGGTGTTTTTCCAGGCCTCCATGGCGCTCGGCGCGTTTCTCGGCGGGATGGTCATCGGCAAAACCAAACTCAGCCACGCGGCGGGCGCGGAAATTCTGCCCCTGCGCGACGCGTTCGCCGTGCTGTTCTTTCTTTCCGTGGGCATGCTGTTCGACCCCGTGTTTCTGATCCGCGAGCCGCTGCTCGTGTTCTCCTGCATGGTCATCGTCATTGTGGTGAAGCCGCTGACAGCGGCCCTCATCATCACCGTCCTCGGCTATTCCGCGCGCACGGCTTTCACCGTGGCCGTGGGGCTGGCCCAGGTGGGGGAATTTTCCTTCATCCTGGCGGCGGCCGCCTTTGATCTGAAGATCATCCCCCAGGAAGTCTACACGGTGCTCGTGGTCTGCGCCCTGGTTTCCATATCCCTCAACCCCGGCCTGTTCCGCGCCGTTCCCCGGATGGAAGAGTGGGTGCGGCGCCGCTGCCCGAAGCTGTGGGCCGTCATGAACCGGCGCGCCAACGACAAGGCCATGAAGCCCGCCGTGCCGAACGGGGAGGTGCCGGATTCCGGCGCGAAGTTCGCCATCGTGGTGGGGTACGGCCCCACGGGCCGCATGGTCGCGAAAGCCTTGCGGGAAAACGGGCTGGACCCCGTGGTCATCGACACCAACGTGGACACGGTTAACGCCCTTGCCAAAAAGAACCGCTGGGTGATCTACGGCGACGCCGCCAAGCGCGAGGTGCTGCACGCCGCCGGTATCGAACGGGCGGCTTACTGCGTCATCACCGTGCCGGACAGCGACACCACCGTCTCCGCCGCCGCCATGGCGCGAGCGTGCAACCCGGATGTCCGGATCCTGGTCCGGGCCCGGTTCCTGGCGGAGGAACCGCTCCTGCGCAAGGCCGGGGCCTCGGGCATCGCCTTTGAGGAGGCGGAAATCGCCGACGGCCTCACCAAACTCGTCCTGGAAGACGTGGAACGTTGCGCGGACGGCAACTGCCCGGTGGAATTGGATGGAGGGGGCGTAAAGGTGTGA
- the cmk gene encoding Cytidylate kinase — protein MRRIITLDGPAGVGKSTIAKRVAEHCGIAYLDTGAMFRIIAKTLGPENVALPEEALAKKLGALVFSLAGSGAATTLACNGVVAGQEIRTEAVGKLASDYAVLPAVRAYLKTAQQELGKAYSLVAEGRDMGTAVFPGAPYKFFLDASPEVRARRRVGQLAENGVIEDVATVARQIRERDEQDRNRPIAPLRPADDAVIIDTSERNIDQVFQAIIDTIEK, from the coding sequence GTGCGGCGCATCATAACCCTGGACGGCCCGGCGGGGGTGGGCAAATCCACCATCGCCAAGCGCGTGGCCGAGCATTGCGGCATCGCCTACCTCGATACCGGGGCCATGTTCCGCATCATCGCCAAAACCCTCGGCCCGGAAAATGTGGCCTTGCCGGAAGAGGCCCTTGCAAAGAAGCTCGGCGCGCTCGTTTTCTCCCTGGCCGGGTCCGGCGCGGCGACCACCCTTGCCTGCAACGGCGTGGTGGCCGGGCAGGAGATCCGGACCGAAGCCGTGGGCAAGCTGGCTTCGGATTACGCGGTGTTGCCCGCTGTCCGCGCGTACCTGAAAACGGCCCAGCAGGAGCTTGGCAAGGCCTATTCCCTGGTGGCCGAGGGCCGGGACATGGGCACGGCCGTTTTTCCCGGCGCGCCGTACAAGTTTTTCCTGGACGCGTCGCCCGAGGTCCGGGCGCGCCGCCGCGTGGGGCAGCTGGCCGAGAACGGCGTCATCGAAGACGTTGCGACGGTCGCGCGGCAGATCAGGGAACGCGACGAGCAGGACAGGAACCGGCCTATCGCGCCCCTGCGGCCCGCTGATGACGCGGTGATTATTGATACCTCGGAACGCAATATCGACCAGGTGTTTCAAGCGATCATCGACACGATTGAAAAATAG